A genomic region of Cannabis sativa cultivar Pink pepper isolate KNU-18-1 chromosome 1, ASM2916894v1, whole genome shotgun sequence contains the following coding sequences:
- the LOC115714745 gene encoding sugar transport protein 14-like codes for MAGGFVGGGVSERAHLYEYRITGYFIFACIVAALGGSLFGYDLGVSGGVTSMDDFLKEFFPKVYRRKQMHLKETDYCKYDNQILTLFTSSLYFAGLVSTFAASHVTRNKGRRASIIVGSISFFLGAVLNAAAINIAMLIIGRIFLGIGIGFGNQAVPLYLSEMAPSKIRGAVNQLFQLTTCLGILVANLINYGTEKIHPWGWRLSLGLATVPAILMFIGGIFLPETPNSLVEQGKLDEARRVLEKVRGTTKVDAEFADLIDASNAARAIKHPFRNLLQRKNRPQLVIGALGIPAFQQLTGMNSILFYAPVIFQSLGFGSGASLYSSVITSVALVLATFISMAFVDKFGRRAFFLEAGSEMICCLIALAITLALKFGQGEVLPKGIGIFLVILIFIFVLCYGRSWGPLGWLVPSELFPLETRSAGQSVVVCVNLLFTALIAQCFLVSLCHLKYGIFLLFAGLIFIMSSFIYFLLPETKQVPIEEIYLLFQNHWFWKKYVNDDDDGVLDDMSPAARK; via the exons ATGGCTGGAGGATTTGTGGGTGGAGGAGTATCTGAAAGGGCTCATCTTTATGAGTATAGAATAACTGGATATTTCATCTTTGCTTGCATTGTTGCAGCTCTTGGAGGCTCTCTTTTTGGATATGATCTTGGTGTTTCAG GTGGAGTGACATCCATGGATGATTTCTTGAAAGAGTTTTTCCCAAAAGTGTATAGAAGGAAGCAAATGCATTTGAAAGAAACAGATTATTGTAAATATGATAATCAGATTCTGACTCTGTTTACTTCGTCCTTGTACTTTGCTGGGCTTGTTTCTACTTTTGCTGCTTCCCATGTTACCAGAAACAAAGGAAGAAGAGCTAGCATCATCGTTGGATCCATCAGTTTCTTCTTAGGAGCTGTCCTAAATGCAGCTGCCATTAACATTGCCATGTTGATCATAGGAAGAATCTTCCTTGGAATTGGCATTGGATTCGGCAATCAA GCAGTTCCTTTGTACCTATCAGAAATGGCTCCTTCAAAAATTCGAGGTGCAGTGAACCAACTATTTCAGTTGACAACTTGCTTAGGAATCCTAGTAGCAAACTTAATAAACTATGGAACTGAAAAGATCCATCCATGGGGATGGAGATTGTCACTTGGTTTGGCTACAGTTCCAGCTATTCTTATGTTCATTGGAGGAATCTTTCTTCCTGAGACCCCAAATAGTCTTGTGGAACAAGGCAAATTAGATGAAGCAAGAAGAGTACTTGAGAAAGTTAGAGGAACAACAAAAGTTGATGCTGAGTTTGCTGATTTGATTGATGCTAGCAATGCAGCAAGAGCCATAAAACACCCTTTTAGAAATCTTCTCCAAAGGAAAAACCGACCCCAGTTGGTTATCGGTGCACTCGGTATCCCTGCATTCCAACAGCTCACTGGGATGAACTCTATACTCTTTTACGCACCAGTTATATTCCAGAGCTTAGGATTTGGCTCAGGGGCATCTCTGTATTCCTCTGTTATCACAAGTGTAGCCCTTGTTCTTGCTACATTTATTTCAATGGCTTTTGTTGACAAGTTTGGGAGAAGAGCTTTCTTCTTGGAAGCTGGTTCTGAAATGATATGTTGCCTG aTTGCTTTGGCTATAACTCTGGCTCTGAAATTCGGACAAGGAGAGGTTCTTCCGAAGGGGATTGGGATTTTCCTAGTGATTCTGATATTTATATTCGTTTTGTGTTATGGAAGGTCATGGGGGCCTTTAGGGTGGCTTGTGCCAAGTGAGCTTTTCCCATTGGAAACAAGATCAGCTGGACAAAGTGTGGTAGTGTGTGTGAACTTACTCTTCACAGCTCTTATTGCACAATGTTTCCTTGTTTCTCTTTGCCATCTAAAATATGGGATATTTCTCCTCTTTGCTGGGTTGATATTCATCATGAGTAGCTTCATCTATTTCCTCTTGCCAGAAACAAAGCAAGTCCCAATTGAAGAGATATATCTTCTGTTTCAGAACCATTGGTTTTGGAAAAAGTAcgttaatgatgatgatgatggagtACTTGATGATATGTCTCCTGCTGCACGtaaataa